Proteins co-encoded in one Apis cerana isolate GH-2021 unplaced genomic scaffold, AcerK_1.0 Chr0_AcerK, whole genome shotgun sequence genomic window:
- the LOC133667588 gene encoding uncharacterized protein LOC133667588: protein MIGRADIEGSKSDVAMNAWPPQASYPCVSMRTEHRDQASFCPFVLREVSVLAELALGHLRYSLTDVPPQSNSPPGSVLESDHAGVFLAIGREDLTPLLDAWL from the exons ATGATAGGAAGAGCCGACATCGAAGGATCAAAAAGCGACGTCGCTATGAACGCTTGGCCGCCACAAGCCAGTTATCCCTGTG TCTCTATGCGTACTGAACATCGAGATCAAGCCAGCTTTTGCCCTTTTGTTCTACGCGAGGTTTCTGTCCTCGCTGAGCTGGCCTTAGGACACCTGCGTTATTCTTTGACAGATGTACCGCCCCAGTCAAACTCCCCGCCTGGCAGTGTCCTCGAATCGGATCACGCGGGAGTATTTTTGGCGATCGGCCGCGAAGACCTCACACCACTCTTAGACGCTTGGCTCTAG